The genomic stretch ATCGCCCTGGATTGCAGAAAAATGAACAAACACATCGCCGCCTTCGTGTTCAATAAAACCGTAGCCTTTTTCTGCGTTGAACCATTTGACTTTACCTTCCATTTTGGACCTCCTTTCAAACAAGACTGGTCAAAAAGCCCAAAACCCAAAACCTTTTGTCCAATCTTGTAAAACAAGAGGCCCAAACAGGTTTGCGTTCTCAGCTCTTTAACACGTGTAATTAGAATAACACAGTTTGGGGAAAATAGCAAGTTTTATCTGAAATAACTGCTAGTAGTGAAATAATATATGCTAATACAGCAAGAATAAAAGATGAGATATAAATTTCATAGGTTCTGTATCCCAATTTTGTGAAATACAGACCTTTCATTTTTTACTATTATTTTTTATCCCTGACTTTAACAGCAGTACCATAAACAAGAATTTCAGCAGCTCCCTGCATTACTGCAGACGTAGAAAATCTTATGTTAATAACAGCATCTGCCCCTAATTTTTCTGCTTCTTCAACCATCTTAGCTGTTGCAATTTGCCTTGCTTCATTAAGCATTTCACTATATTCTTTTAATTCTCCTCCTACAAGGTGCCTAAATGCTGAAGCTATATCTTTTCCTATATGTTTTGCCCTAATAGTACTGCCTTTTACAATTCCCAATGTTTCTACAATTTCTTTTCCTGCTATTTCGCTAGTATTTGTTAAAAGCATCTTTTTCCTCCTTTCTATCTTTTATTCTTTCTAAAATAAGTGCAATAATAAGCCCTATTGAACTCATTAAGCATATTACAAGTAAAATTGATAGAAAAGGTAGAATAAATCCAGGTTCCAACATAGCGAATACTATTGTGCCTATAAAATAAAATCC from Calderihabitans maritimus encodes the following:
- a CDS encoding YbjQ family protein → MLLTNTSEIAGKEIVETLGIVKGSTIRAKHIGKDIASAFRHLVGGELKEYSEMLNEARQIATAKMVEEAEKLGADAVINIRFSTSAVMQGAAEILVYGTAVKVRDKK
- a CDS encoding cold shock domain-containing protein, which gives rise to MEGKVKWFNAEKGYGFIEHEGGDVFVHFSAIQGDGFKTLEEGQNVSFDIVEGSRGPQAANVVRK